In one Brienomyrus brachyistius isolate T26 chromosome 12, BBRACH_0.4, whole genome shotgun sequence genomic region, the following are encoded:
- the LOC125705224 gene encoding LOW QUALITY PROTEIN: endonuclease domain-containing 1 protein-like (The sequence of the model RefSeq protein was modified relative to this genomic sequence to represent the inferred CDS: inserted 1 base in 1 codon) codes for MCVCEGALLSFIVLFLPLTAPHVVHRFSDVPECEQFFLDKTPPEISGILVGGNVQDQNRYKVICQFFRNKYRFATLYDTTKRIPVFSAYKFIGKKEPPTTTTRDYLEPQLEELQKEMTASLKKHCEKQATAHDYKNSKEKENLTKGHLFPKQHSSDHETQNSTMTLTNIVPQNANFNAGPWSQMEQNVTTLMNXCNGSNGNTEAYVVTGAVPGNQTLAHRVNIPALMWTAFRCKTNNGEWMSMAHWGENANTTETMETKTVTELERKLKESYNADMVKIFPQQCENGHLSYMEKLYCYHSHVSWGPI; via the exons atgtgtgtgtgtgaaggtgcaCTCTTGTCTTTCATTGTGCTGTTTCTGCCTCTCACTGCACCGCATGTTGTGCACAGATTCAGTGATGTTCCGGAATGTGAGCAGTTCTTTTTGGATAAAACACCTCCAGAGATATCCGGCATTCTTGTTGGAGGAAATGTTCAAGATCAGAATCGTTATAAAGTAATATGCCAATTTTTCCGTAACAAATACAGGTTTGCTACTCTCTATGATACAACCAAAAGGatccctgtgttttctgcttaTAAATTCATTGGGAAAAAGGAGCCTCCTACAACAACCACACGTGACTATCTTGAGCCACAG CTTGAAGAGCTACAGAAAGAGATGACAGCATCTTTGAAAAAGCATTGTGAAAAGCAAGCTACTGCTCACGATTATAAAAAttcaaaagaaaaagaaaatcttACCAAGGGTCACCTCTTTCCGAAACAACATTCCAGTGATCATGAAACACAAAATTCCACCATGACTCTCACCAACATTGTCCCTCAGAATGCAAACTTCAATGCAGGCCCATGGAGCCAAATGGAGCAAAATGTTACAACTTTAATGA ACTGCAACGGTTCAAATGGAAACACAGAGGCTTATGTGGTGACTGGAGCTGTTCCTGGCAATCAGACACTGGCGCACAGAGTGAACATCCCTGCGCTGATGTGGACGGCTTTCCGCTGTAAGACAAATAATGGGGAATGGATGTCAATGGCACACTGGGGCGAAAATGCAAATACGACGGAAACAATGGAGACAAAGACAGTTACAGAGTTGGAGAGAAAACTGAAAGAATCTTATAATGCTGACATGGTGAAGATATTTCCACAACAATGTGAGAATGGGCACCTATCCTACATGGAGAAGTTATACTGCTACCATTCGCATGTTTCATGGGGACCGATTTAA